DNA sequence from the Chloroflexota bacterium genome:
AGCCGAACGAATGGCATCAGTACTGTTGACCGGAGAGCCACGGCTATCGACCAGCTGCAGGCTGGGACCGCATCTGGGACAGGCATTCGGCTGGGCGTGAAAACGCCGATCGAGCGGGTCGTCATATTCTCTCTGGCAATCAGCACACATCTTAAAACGGCGCATGGTGGTCCGCGAACGGTCATAGGGGATATCCTTAATGATAGTGAATCGAGGCCCGCAGTTGGTGCAGTTGGTAAATGGGTAGCGATAGCGCCTGTCGCCAGGGGAGAAAATCTCTTCCTGGCATGCCTGGCAAGTGGCAATGTCCGGCGAGACCAACTGGTACATCCCCTTTTGAGCATGGCTCTTCCTGATCTCGAAACCAGCACAGTTCCGTGGAGGAATTGGAGCCGCAGTGACTTCCTCTATTCTGGCCATAGGAGGAGCTTCTGCCTTGAGTTTTATCAGAAATCCATCTACCGACGCTTCTCTTCCTTCAACCTCAATCTCCACACTCCCCGAAGTATTGCGCACCCAGCCAGCCAGGCCATATTCATGTGCCAGCCGGTAAACAAAGGGCCTGAAGCCAACCCCCTGTACCACCCCACGAATATCTATCCGCAGCGACTTTGTGGACTCTAATCCAGCCATAATTCCAGCGACAATCTCACATTCACACCTTTGAAAGGCTATCGAGGGCTTCAACTTCCCGTTAGCGGCCCTATAATCTGGCTATTATCTGCCCCATCAGGGAAGTGTCATAACCGCCCAGTTTTTCCACTTCAGCCCTGAAGGAAGGCTGCTGCAGAATAGTCAGCAGAGGCTCAAGGAAAGGACTGTCATAGTAGATTCGCGGTATAACCAGGTCATATCGTTCCTTCAGCAGTGGAACGAAGTCCAGGTCCAGTGCCCTGGCTGCCGCTACAATCCCCAGTCCGGCATCTGCTGTCCCACTGGCAATCGCCGCAGCCACAGCCAGGTGAGTAAAAGCTGCCCGCTCATAGCCATCTATTTCGGCAGAATCTATCCCCATTTCCTTCAGTTTGAAGTCCAGGAGTACCCTTGTGCCAGCGCCCCTCTGGCGATTGATAAAGCTCACCCCCTGTCGCCGCAGGTCAGCCAGGTTACTCAATCTCTTCGGATTTCCCTTGGCTACCATCAATCCCTGTTCGCGGTAAACCAGATTGATAATAACCATCTCCTTGTCTCCGAGCAGGCGCTTCACATAGGACACATTGTACTCGCCACTTTCCTCATCAAGGAGATGTGAACCGGCAAGATGGGATTCTCCTCTTCTCAGGGCAATAAGCCCCCCCAGACTGCCAACGTTGGAAGAGGACAGGTTTCTCCGGGGATATTGTTTATGCAGGTGATTGGCCAATACATCCAGAGACAGATCATGGCTCCCCACTACTACAATGCCATTCTCTATATCTTCAAGATTACTCAAAAGATCGACGCGCACTCTCTGCCGCTCCTGAAGGCCTTCACTGCCTCGCGGGATACAGACCCATCCATCAGCCCTGACCATGGACATCGTGGCTCCCGCACCTCTTTGAAGAGGCGTAGCTAACAGTTCGCCACCCACCTGGCCCACCTTCACCCGCAGAAACTCATCTTCACCCATAGGAGAAAACACCTTGCGAGTCATCACTGCTTCAATGGTTCTCCGCCGTGGAGGAGCAGCGCCCTGTAGACGATAGACCAGGGGTTTCACAAAGAGCTCCATGGTGAGCGCGGCTGAGACAGGATAGCCGGGAACACCAACAACCGGCTTGCCCTTCACTAAACCCAGTACCACCGGATGACCAGGGCGGATGGCCACACCATGGACTACGACTTTCCCCAGATCAGCCACCAGTGAAGCCGTAAAATCCCGTCTGCCAGCCGAAGCGCCGGCATTGACTACCACTATGTCATGTTCAGATAATGCCTCAAGGATAGCCCTCTTCAGCTGATCATAATCGTCAGGCACCGGAGCAAAGCGCGTCGCCACCCCACCCCACTCCTTCACCAGACCAGCCAACACCAGAGAGTTGGATTCAATAATGTTTCCCGGTTTGAGATTACTCCCGGGCGGCACCAACTCCGTGCCCGTAGGGATGACAGCTACCTTCGGCCTACGCCTTACCTCCACATGACTTATCCCAGCCTGGCCAACAGATCCCAAATCCATTGGCTTAAGGAGATGGCCCTCTGACAGGATAAGCTCTGAGGCAATGATATCCTCACCCAGGAGGCGAACATGCTGCCAGGGAGCCACAGGCAGCATAACTTCTATCAGTCCCTCCTCGACAACCTGGATATTCTCTATCATCACCACTGCATCAAAGCCAGGAGGCAGCGGCATCCCTGTATCCACCCATTGCGCCTGCTCGCCGATCTTGAGCCGCACAGGTGCCCTCTCCGAAGAGTTACTCGTATCCTCTGAACGGATGGCCGCTCCGTCCATGGCAGCAGCGTGGTAGTGTGGTGAAGATATCCTGGCCCAAACTGGTTCAGCAGTAACCCTGCCCAGTGCTTCTTCAAGAGAAACGCGCTCACTCGCTGTAGGCACTAGCCCACCTGCTTCCTCCAGGGCAGAATTGAACCTCGTCAAAGCCTCGTCCAGAGGAATATCTTCGAGATAGAAGTGCCGCTGTTCTTTGGGATGATGGTCAGTTGGCATTACATCGCTCCACTAATCACGACACGTAGCTCCGCCAGATAAAAAGGCACAAGCGAATGAATTTTCTTCATAAGTCTTCCTGTAAATCTCGCCATTACTTATTCATGGCATTAATCAAACCAACCTTCCTTCGCCTTGAACCAGCCTTGATCTGCTTCTCTCTCAGAATAGCAGCTTCTACGTCATTACATACCTCAAAGTACACCAATTTAGTGACATTGTATTTCTGGGTAAACCCTCTGATCAGCTTTTGTTGATGCTCATAGGCTCTCCGCTTCAGGTCATTGGTGACACCTGTGTAGAGAACTATATCTGAGTTGTTAGTCATTATATAGACGTAGTAAAGCCTGTTCATTCCCATCACCACCCGAGATTGCTTCGTCGCCCTGCTCCTCGCAATGACACGTAAAGGCTACAGCCAAATGACCGTTTACCCTCACCAAGGACTCCTCCTTGTGACGTCTGCTTGTCTCCCATGTCATTGCGAGCCTATCTCTGAGCAAAGCAAAGAGATGGCGAAGCAATCTCCTCGAAGCCTCAGAACATCCTGACTGTGACGACCTCGCCTGCTGCGAGACCCGCTCTGTCGATGGGAATCCGGGCAATACCATCTGCCTTGACCAGAGCAAACATAAGGTTAGATTTGCCAAAAACCGGCTCCGCATATAACTCACCGTTTCTTTCTTCAATCTTCACCGGGATGTAGTCCTCCCTCCCCGGCGCCGAGGGGATGTTACGGGTGAGCCTGGCCTTGATTTCACATCGCTTCGGCAATTGGTTACATCCACTCAACTTATAGATCGACGGGGTAACAAAGATCTCGAAGGTTATCATAGCCGCAGCCGGATTGCCGGGCAGGCCAAAGAAGGGCTTTCGATCAACCAGGCCAAGGATGGTAGGCTTCCCCGGCCTGAGT
Encoded proteins:
- a CDS encoding molybdopterin biosynthesis protein, translating into MPTDHHPKEQRHFYLEDIPLDEALTRFNSALEEAGGLVPTASERVSLEEALGRVTAEPVWARISSPHYHAAAMDGAAIRSEDTSNSSERAPVRLKIGEQAQWVDTGMPLPPGFDAVVMIENIQVVEEGLIEVMLPVAPWQHVRLLGEDIIASELILSEGHLLKPMDLGSVGQAGISHVEVRRRPKVAVIPTGTELVPPGSNLKPGNIIESNSLVLAGLVKEWGGVATRFAPVPDDYDQLKRAILEALSEHDIVVVNAGASAGRRDFTASLVADLGKVVVHGVAIRPGHPVVLGLVKGKPVVGVPGYPVSAALTMELFVKPLVYRLQGAAPPRRRTIEAVMTRKVFSPMGEDEFLRVKVGQVGGELLATPLQRGAGATMSMVRADGWVCIPRGSEGLQERQRVRVDLLSNLEDIENGIVVVGSHDLSLDVLANHLHKQYPRRNLSSSNVGSLGGLIALRRGESHLAGSHLLDEESGEYNVSYVKRLLGDKEMVIINLVYREQGLMVAKGNPKRLSNLADLRRQGVSFINRQRGAGTRVLLDFKLKEMGIDSAEIDGYERAAFTHLAVAAAIASGTADAGLGIVAAARALDLDFVPLLKERYDLVIPRIYYDSPFLEPLLTILQQPSFRAEVEKLGGYDTSLMGQIIARL
- a CDS encoding GIY-YIG nuclease family protein, giving the protein MNRLYYVYIMTNNSDIVLYTGVTNDLKRRAYEHQQKLIRGFTQKYNVTKLVYFEVCNDVEAAILREKQIKAGSRRRKVGLINAMNK